One Nostoc punctiforme PCC 73102 DNA window includes the following coding sequences:
- a CDS encoding FMN-dependent NADH-azoreductase, which translates to MVNILHIDSSPRAERSHSRELSKEFVSAWRAAHPEDAIAYRDLGHHPVPHVNEAWIAAAFSPPETHTPELAEAIRVSDELVDEFLAADRYVFGVPMYNFNIPSTFKAYIDQIVRINRTVSLDAQGFRGLVEGKKAVIITARGGDFSATSPAVAYDFQEPYLRTIFGFIGITDIQFINANSLNEGDARTQSLAEARAAIQDAIAQW; encoded by the coding sequence GTGGTAAACATTCTACATATTGATTCCAGCCCCCGTGCTGAACGATCGCACTCACGAGAACTATCTAAAGAATTCGTCAGTGCTTGGAGGGCAGCACATCCTGAAGATGCGATCGCCTATCGAGATTTAGGGCATCACCCAGTTCCTCACGTTAATGAAGCTTGGATTGCAGCAGCATTTTCACCACCAGAAACCCATACCCCAGAATTAGCTGAGGCAATCAGAGTGTCTGACGAACTGGTTGATGAGTTTTTGGCAGCCGATCGCTACGTTTTTGGAGTGCCAATGTATAACTTCAATATACCTTCCACTTTTAAGGCTTACATCGACCAAATCGTTCGCATTAACCGGACTGTTTCTTTAGATGCTCAAGGTTTTAGAGGGTTAGTAGAGGGTAAAAAGGCAGTTATCATTACAGCTCGTGGTGGTGACTTTAGCGCCACCTCCCCTGCCGTTGCTTATGACTTCCAAGAACCATACCTGCGGACTATTTTCGGCTTTATTGGGATTACAGATATTCAATTTATTAACGCTAACAGCCTGAACGAGGGTGATGCCCGTACCCAATCTCTAGCAGAGGCACGGGCAGCAATTCAAGACGCGATCGCTCAGTGGTAA
- a CDS encoding segregation/condensation protein A, protein MEASELLETITLLIYQAEQGEIDPWDVQVIEVIDRYLELMAPESIGRGYEADLSQSGQAFLSASMLVLFKANTLMQLSTVGDIQDGVLDDAILEDEDGISHHGHRLPLERQLRRRPSAMPPPKRRVTLQELIKQLQIMANQLKIVEKVSKPIRPRRLPSVQSMREALELAHQENLTEVAGELEQVLNLSARELNSEQNWLNLEQLVELWTQTKLFNQNGSGHETKHSHLVSVFWALLLLSAQSKVELFQEEFYHEIKVRLLTDSPKTSKPFEQSMN, encoded by the coding sequence ATGGAAGCTTCCGAGCTATTAGAAACAATCACACTCCTGATTTACCAAGCTGAACAGGGAGAAATTGACCCTTGGGATGTCCAAGTAATTGAGGTGATTGACCGTTACTTAGAACTGATGGCACCGGAGTCAATAGGAAGAGGCTATGAAGCGGATTTGTCTCAATCTGGACAGGCATTTTTATCAGCATCAATGCTGGTATTATTCAAAGCTAATACATTGATGCAATTGTCAACAGTAGGTGATATCCAGGATGGTGTATTAGATGATGCGATACTGGAAGATGAAGACGGAATATCACATCATGGTCATCGTCTACCATTAGAACGGCAATTGCGTCGTCGTCCATCGGCAATGCCACCACCAAAGCGCCGGGTGACTCTGCAAGAGTTAATCAAGCAATTGCAGATTATGGCAAACCAGCTAAAAATAGTAGAAAAAGTTAGCAAACCTATTCGTCCCAGACGTTTGCCTAGCGTCCAAAGTATGCGGGAGGCGCTGGAGTTAGCTCACCAAGAAAATCTGACAGAAGTAGCTGGAGAACTCGAACAAGTCTTGAATTTATCGGCCAGAGAGCTAAATTCAGAACAAAATTGGTTGAATTTAGAACAACTTGTAGAATTGTGGACTCAGACAAAGCTTTTCAACCAAAATGGGTCTGGACATGAGACTAAACACAGTCATTTAGTTAGCGTTTTCTGGGCGCTACTACTACTTTCGGCTCAATCGAAAGTAGAGCTATTTCAAGAGGAGTTTTACCATGAGATTAAAGTTCGGCTACTTACAGATTCACCTAAGACCAGTAAACCTTTTGAGCAATCGATGAACTAA
- the pdxH gene encoding pyridoxamine 5'-phosphate oxidase: MDKTVADLRKDYTLEGLSELEVDLNPFIQFKKWFDQALAGQLPEPNAMTLATVTPDGKPSARMVLLKDFDERGFAFFTNYNSRKGQELAENPLAALVFWWAELERQVRICGYVEKVSETESDQYFDTRPPNSRLGAWVSNQSEVIESREVLERRMQEFYSKYENQEIPRPPHWGGLRVIPTEIEFWQGRSSRLHDRLLYSRLDNGTWKIDRLSP; this comes from the coding sequence ATGGACAAAACCGTAGCTGACCTCCGCAAAGACTACACCTTGGAAGGTTTAAGCGAACTTGAGGTAGACCTCAATCCTTTTATCCAATTTAAAAAATGGTTCGATCAGGCTTTAGCTGGTCAACTCCCCGAACCCAATGCGATGACTCTTGCTACCGTCACACCCGACGGTAAGCCCTCAGCCAGAATGGTGCTACTGAAGGATTTCGATGAACGGGGCTTTGCTTTTTTCACCAACTACAACAGCCGCAAAGGACAAGAACTGGCAGAAAATCCTCTGGCGGCTTTAGTCTTTTGGTGGGCAGAACTGGAACGTCAAGTTCGGATTTGTGGGTATGTAGAGAAAGTTTCTGAAACTGAATCCGACCAGTATTTTGATACTCGCCCTCCTAACAGTCGCCTGGGTGCGTGGGTATCTAATCAAAGCGAGGTGATAGAAAGTCGAGAAGTTTTAGAGCGACGTATGCAGGAGTTTTATAGCAAATATGAAAATCAAGAGATCCCCCGACCGCCTCATTGGGGAGGCTTACGAGTGATCCCTACAGAAATTGAGTTTTGGCAAGGACGCTCTAGTCGCTTACACGATCGCTTACTCTATAGCCGTTTAGATAATGGCACTTGGAAAATTGATCGGTTGTCACCTTGA
- a CDS encoding AI-2E family transporter, with translation MRRSASLQRLLIYGLSGPIIALNVWLLSVLFRYFQHPITVLSIGAILAFLLNYPVKFFERARITRTQAVIIVLLATLTLFGILGVTLVPLIIDQTIQLLNKIPDWLGASQANLEQFEMLAKQRRLPIDLRVVSSQINANIQNLVQQLASGAVGFAGTLLSGLFDVVLVIVLAFYMLLYGDRVWYGLINLLPSNIGEPLTASLRLNFQNFFLSQLLLGLFMMLTLTPIFLVMKVPFALLFAILIGISELIPFIGASLGIGLVTILVLLQNWWLAVQVAIAAILMQQLKDNLLAPRLLGNFIGLNPIWIFVAILMGFEIAGLLGTLVAVPIAGTIKGTFDAIKSGKPSNFVSTVTIARDPPPD, from the coding sequence ATGCGCCGTTCGGCCTCCCTTCAACGCCTGTTAATTTATGGTCTGAGCGGTCCAATTATCGCTCTTAATGTCTGGCTACTGTCCGTGCTTTTTCGATACTTCCAGCATCCCATTACCGTCTTGAGCATTGGGGCGATTTTAGCTTTTCTACTAAATTACCCGGTTAAATTTTTTGAACGTGCCCGAATCACGCGCACTCAGGCAGTAATCATAGTTTTACTTGCAACATTAACCCTGTTTGGGATTCTAGGTGTCACCCTAGTGCCGTTGATCATTGACCAAACAATTCAACTGTTAAATAAGATCCCTGATTGGTTAGGCGCTAGTCAAGCAAACTTAGAGCAATTTGAGATGCTAGCAAAACAAAGACGTTTGCCGATTGATCTCAGGGTTGTAAGCAGTCAAATCAATGCCAACATTCAGAATCTGGTGCAACAGCTAGCTTCTGGAGCAGTGGGATTTGCTGGGACACTGTTATCAGGCTTATTTGACGTAGTGTTAGTCATTGTGCTGGCATTTTATATGCTTTTATATGGCGATCGCGTCTGGTATGGTCTGATCAATCTTTTGCCTTCTAATATTGGAGAGCCTCTTACCGCATCCTTACGCCTAAATTTCCAGAACTTCTTCCTTAGTCAGTTGTTGCTAGGGCTATTCATGATGCTAACCCTGACACCAATTTTCTTAGTCATGAAGGTACCCTTTGCCCTGTTGTTTGCCATATTAATTGGGATTTCAGAACTCATTCCCTTTATCGGGGCATCTCTTGGCATTGGTCTAGTGACGATTTTAGTACTACTGCAAAATTGGTGGTTAGCAGTTCAAGTTGCTATAGCGGCAATTCTTATGCAACAGCTTAAAGATAACTTGTTAGCTCCCAGATTACTCGGCAACTTTATCGGACTGAATCCCATTTGGATTTTTGTAGCTATTTTGATGGGATTTGAGATTGCTGGGCTGTTAGGAACGCTTGTTGCTGTTCCCATTGCTGGTACTATTAAAGGCACTTTCGATGCGATCAAGAGCGGCAAACCGAGTAATTTCGTCTCAACTGTCACCATTGCTCGTGACCCACCCCCAGATTGA
- a CDS encoding sugar phosphate nucleotidyltransferase — protein sequence MKAMILAAGKGTRVRPITYTIPKPMIPILQKPVMEFLLELLRQHGFDQIMVNVSHLAEEIENYFRDGQRFGVQIAYSFEGKIDDDGKLVGEAIGSAGGMRRIQDFSPFFDDTFVVLCGDALIDLDLTAAVKWHRAKGSIATIITKSVPQEEVSSYGVVVTDEEGRVKAFQEKPSTEEALSTNINTGIYIFEPEVFNYIPSDVEYDIGSQLFPKLVEIKAPFYAIPMDFEWVDIGKVPDYWRAIRGVLLGEIKNVQIPGHEVAPGIYTGLNVAVNWDKVDITGPVYIGGMTRIEDGAKIVGPAMIGPNCWICSGATVENSVIFEWSRLGPGVRLVDKLVFGRYCVDKTGAAIDVQAAALDWLITDARQIPPSHTPVERQAIEELLGTNAS from the coding sequence ATGAAAGCCATGATTCTCGCGGCTGGCAAGGGTACTCGCGTGCGTCCGATTACCTATACAATTCCCAAGCCAATGATTCCCATCCTGCAAAAGCCAGTGATGGAGTTCTTGCTAGAACTGTTACGCCAACATGGATTTGACCAGATTATGGTCAACGTCAGTCATTTGGCTGAGGAAATAGAAAATTATTTCCGTGATGGTCAACGGTTTGGGGTGCAAATTGCCTATTCCTTTGAAGGCAAAATTGATGATGACGGTAAACTGGTAGGGGAAGCAATCGGTTCTGCTGGAGGAATGCGCCGCATTCAAGACTTCTCACCATTTTTTGATGATACCTTTGTGGTGTTGTGCGGTGATGCTTTGATTGACCTAGATTTAACTGCGGCGGTTAAATGGCATAGAGCTAAAGGGTCGATCGCTACTATTATTACAAAATCTGTTCCCCAAGAAGAAGTTTCGAGCTATGGTGTGGTGGTCACTGATGAAGAAGGGCGTGTTAAAGCTTTCCAAGAAAAACCTTCGACTGAAGAAGCCCTCAGCACCAACATCAACACAGGTATTTACATCTTTGAACCAGAGGTTTTTAACTATATTCCCTCTGATGTGGAATATGACATTGGTAGCCAATTGTTCCCCAAATTAGTGGAAATCAAAGCTCCCTTTTACGCCATCCCTATGGACTTTGAATGGGTAGATATTGGTAAAGTTCCAGACTATTGGCGAGCGATTCGCGGGGTACTGCTGGGTGAAATCAAAAATGTGCAAATCCCCGGTCATGAAGTCGCCCCTGGTATTTATACTGGCTTAAATGTCGCCGTAAATTGGGACAAAGTGGATATCACAGGCCCAGTTTACATCGGCGGGATGACGAGAATAGAAGACGGAGCCAAAATTGTCGGCCCAGCGATGATTGGCCCCAATTGTTGGATATGTAGTGGCGCAACAGTAGAAAATAGCGTGATTTTTGAATGGTCGCGCCTGGGGCCAGGAGTCAGGTTAGTCGATAAGCTAGTGTTTGGACGTTATTGTGTAGATAAAACTGGGGCCGCTATAGATGTCCAAGCAGCTGCTTTAGATTGGCTAATTACCGATGCTCGCCAGATACCACCATCTCATACCCCTGTTGAGCGACAAGCAATAGAGGAATTGTTGGGGACAAACGCGAGTTAG
- a CDS encoding winged helix-turn-helix transcriptional regulator, whose translation MSVSKNSDACPISILMSLLSGPWTMYILWVLCNSGPTRFVALKHLVEGISTKVLTERLRMLEAAEIIYRQYEPTVPPQVTYGLTERGQELIEILHQLNVLAERWYGSEQREQGMGNG comes from the coding sequence ATGTCTGTCTCTAAAAATTCTGATGCTTGCCCAATCAGCATTCTGATGTCTTTACTATCAGGCCCTTGGACAATGTATATACTGTGGGTGTTGTGTAATAGTGGGCCTACTCGCTTTGTTGCATTGAAGCACTTAGTCGAGGGCATCTCTACCAAAGTTTTAACAGAAAGACTGAGGATGCTTGAGGCAGCAGAGATTATTTATCGCCAATATGAACCAACTGTTCCACCCCAAGTAACTTACGGTCTGACAGAACGGGGTCAGGAACTCATTGAAATCCTTCATCAACTCAATGTACTTGCTGAACGCTGGTATGGCAGTGAACAACGGGAACAGGGAATGGGGAATGGGTAA